The DNA sequence TGGTAGCCTGGTGAACCCCACTTCCTATTTTCTGTCTGGTGTTTCCCCACTATTGCTGAAAAAATTCCCGCCAAATATTCATTTTCCTTTTTGGTGATTCTGCTTGCTTTCGATGCATTCTGCACACTTagatagaaaataaacatttttttcggGTGCATGTGCCATCATTAAAGAGTTGACGAACGCCGGAATTTTTCGCTTTCAGCTTCCGTCGGCAGGTCTCAAACGCTGAGTGCCAGCGTACAGGATGCAGACACCGCATTCATCGGTTTCTCGTATGCGCCTCCGCTGGACATCAACGCGTGCTGAGGCGGAGTCAGCCGCACGCAAGACTGCCAAGGAATCATTGCCCCGACGAAAGATTCCTACTGTTGTGCTTTACAGTGCCTTTCTCTTGCGTTCCGTCGCTCTAGCATTGATATTGCTCGTGAATGTGTTGTGCATTGCCCAGTGCCCGCATTTGCTCGACTGCCATGAGAGACCGCTGCTGTTCTTGCAATACTTAACGCTGTAGCTGAGAAGCCGCGCGAAAACAGCAGAGAGTTTGGCAGGCAGTGCCATTGCTTGTCAGTGGTGCTACCTTTTGTGCACTGTCAACAGTGATGTTATTAGCAGCTGATTATTATCGATCCTGCTAGCCCAGATAGTCCCGAGTGCTTTCCCGTCTTTTTAGGAGCGGCACATTTCGGAAGCCCGTAGAAACGTGCTGTCTTTATGCTGccgatgctttttttttgctatttaacCGGGTGCGTTAGGTCAGAAAGGCCGTCAAGCTCGTTTCTTACGCCTTTCTTCTATCACATTGACGTTCATGTTGTACCCATGTCCCTGTCATACTCAAGGCTTCAAGAAACACAATGTTTCGTCTTTGTTATTCTATTAGAGCAACTGATTGTTCACATCTAGAAGGGTTTAGAACAAACAAGGCGCACAGTTGCTTTGTGCATTACGAAATTTATGCAGATTTGAGAAACACGCAAGCTCGTAATGACACGATATCATCCAGTGAGAAAAGGCTGCAATATTCTTGCCTTTTCCTCCCCCCTCCCTGTTTTACTTTAGTTAGTCATACCAGAATTTTTAGATGTTTCATTTCGCATTACATCTATTGGAGTACTTCGACGAAGTGTTGAAGTTTCATTTACTCCACAGAATCTGATTAGCCAGGAGGTGAAGACCTGCCATGTTCCCACGCAACGTTTGGGAATGCTACCTTTGAAGCTGTGATTACTGCATCAGTCTTAAGGGCACTTTGCCTGGCGGCCTGTACTTTAAGGACCAACGAATTTTACTGAACTGACCAAAATTGTCGGGGACCAACAAAGTCTGCCCTGGCGGCCTGTCTTGTGTACAGCCGTGCTTGGCTAGTGATTAATCTCTTTTAGAGCCTTGGCTAGTCTTCCACACACATCCAGTTTGGTGTTGCATCAGCCATTGTTGGTGAATGCAAACGTGAACTTTTCTTAATTTAAGTATTTCTTGTGTGTTTGGAGTGAATCGTTTTATGTTGTGTTCTAGTGGGGGGGTTCGTCCTGACAACCACCTGCATGTGTGGTGGTAACGTCTGGGCTCACTTATTTGCCAAGCCTTGGATGTCTGAAACATGTTACCTAAATTTTGCTGCAGCCTTTGATGATACTGTTAAGCTCCAGCATGACATTGTGCATTTGTGGCCAATTGGAGCATAATGCATGGTTTCAACACGATTTCATAATCTACCACGGTGATCTTATGTACTGAAAGTGAACTAAAGTCTGTGTCATCTTCGAAGTCGACTGTCTGGAATGACAAACTTGAGATGTGAAGGTCTGCAGTTAGCTTTGTTTCATTATGAAATGAAGGTGGGTTCCCCTTTTGGAAGTAATTCACAGGAGTTCATAAAGTAGGTTTGTGCTAACATGTGAAGAAGCTTCACAGAAGTCTGTACCTGTTTGGCTTGGCATGGATTTTTACTCATTTTCTTTCTTGGTGTACACTTGCAACAGTGCTTGAAGGCGAGTGGGACAAGGCCCAGTCATTAACTCTCAAGATGCGCACACCAATACAGAGAATAAGCACCTGCAGTGCATGCCGTTAGCCTTAGCCTTTCCAACTTCTCATGCTTAGTGAAAACGGCTTTTCTTGACTTCACAGATGGAAAAATTTTTGCATGCTAGGGTGCTCACCAATTAGCAACTGTGCAATGTTTTCAATCAACGCAGTCACTTAGCCTTTGATTTCAAGGTGTCATTGCTATGAATCAAACTAGTGCGCACACAGACCTTGTACCGTTCTTCTCGTTGCCTCAAATACTGTTTTGAGTTATCAAGATAGTGCGCGGTGTGCCTTACATTCTTATCAGACGTACAGAAAGAGTGCCATATTTGGTTGCAGTGGTGTTTTTGTTGTGCTGTGTGGAGATACAAACATTTGTACAGTTCTTTGATACTGCAGAAGAGATATATtatgtacacacacatatatagaaGCTGGCAACTTGTTTTCTGTGTACTTTGTTTTTACGCGATTAAAAGTTTGAATTTGGCCAGCACGATTTTGTCCACTTGGACAGTTTATTTGAGTCTTTACATTTTGTGACGAAGGAATTCACTTCTTGGCCCTTGGCTTGAGTTCCTCGAAGCAGGAATGCAGGAAAATATAGTTCTTCTTCTGAGGGTTGTGAAACTCGTAGCCCTAGAAAGGAGACGTTTAAACATCTGTGGTATGGCTTGCGCAGAGTCTTAAGATGGGCCCACGCTTAACTGCTGTCATGCATTTAGTCGGGCCTCTTTGATTACGCTAATGGAAATAATGGCAAAACAAGTTGCATTGCAACTACCATCAAACTAATTAGGTGTAAATGTTTGATTGGTTTAGAGTTTCGTGGATCACTTATGCGAAGATGATTGCCTGATGAGACAAAAATTTCAACGGTCCCTTTGAAGTCTTCTTAAGGAAGCCCGAAAACACTTTTCTAATTGCAGAATGGCTTCCCTATATTCTCAGAATATTGTGCTGGAAAAATTTTCGAAGTCCTTCAAGTACAGGTGGAGCTCGACGTAATTGCCAAGGCTCAACTGTACTTCCTCATAACCAACATAGCCAAAATGAAATTTCATTGCACTCGGCCTTTAAGGCCAGCTGAAAATTAAAGCTGCAATAAAATGGCATGTTATATCTGCCACGCGAAAAGGACTGACCTTTGACCAGTCATAGCTGACTGCATAGGCAAATATTTCACCACGAGCATTGAAGCAGCAACGGGTGATTGGCTGCTCCATCTGTTCAGACGTCTTCAGCTTGGTGCGGGCATCCTTGTCCCAGAAGCTGAACTTGCCGTCCGAGCCTACTGTTGCCAACGTCATGTGAACAGGGTGAAATGCAATGTCATTGACCTGTTGAAGCACATGAAAGAGAAAATATAAAAATTATGCATATCCCGCACACTGTGAGCATCGACGTGGcacgaagcattttgcaggtagctggctatTCAACAATGTTTGGGTTTCTGCAAAGCATTGCCAAATGGACcaacattttttgtttttgtaaggTGAGCAAGTGTGCTGACAGCAATAAGTCTACAATGATATTATGACAGTGATGACATGACAACCAATTCATCATactcaagcaaaaaaaataaataaacgtcaTGACCTGAGCCAATTCAGAAGGCGGTGCAATATGGGAGAACTGGCGCCCTGGTTGACACCTTCAATAGTATATACTACTGCTCTTGTATAACAATACCAaggtgaaatttcattgcagttagcCCTTAACTACCCATTCGGGCCACATctaaacaaaaactaataaaTGTACTGCAGACTTACAGCAAAAATCTCCTGAAAGCCGTTTGTTGTGCCGTTTGCACGGTGACACTTGAACGTGAAGTTGTCCTTGGGGTTCTGGGGATTCACATACTGGATGGCCACGCGTCCTTCGACGCTTCCAAGGGCAAAGCCATTCGGCTGTGCCTTTTTGTCTTGGAATATGGACACACACCGATGCTGCAAAGAAAGGCAAAATACATGTGGCATTAATGAGTCGTTCATTAACGAGGCAAGGGGTATAAAATGTGTATACATATGTACAACTCAATAAACCAATTCAACATCATTAGCAACAGACGCCTTAACATTTGTGCTGCTGAGTGAAAAAGGTGTGTTGTTCAGACTTGTGGACCGGGTCTGCTGCCACTCTTGTAATGCGCAATGGTCACCAGAGTTGAGCCTCAATTAATTAACATGGCAAGTGGTAAACTCCTTGCAAATTTGGTACAATTTGGATGTGACCGGATTTGGGTGTAACTCAAGCTCATTATGATGGAACAATACAAGCAAAAGACGCTTTGTAATAACAGAGTCAAACCTTGATTTAACGAAACCCTGCAAAATTTTCCATTTAAAGAAGTGCTTTCGATTCCTCGACACATATACATAGAGCCTAACACATTGAAAAACCATGAAGCAACAAAGTGAACTCCATGTCTCACCCGATGTAATGAAGTatttttggagaaaaaaaaatgtagataaAGTATGAGTATGCCAGGTTTCAGTTCAGGTGCTGGACACCATTGCCTGGTTAAGGTTTGCCACTCCCATAAAAGAACACAGGATGCGCTCTACAAGTTCACCGTCTACAATAAGTGCAAATGCAGGCAATAATTGGATGCTTTTCTGCTTGAATAAATATTTTCCTATTCACATCAGTGCTATTGACTTAACGGACCTCTCAATTTCACAAAAAAATTGGTATCGAGTCCCATAGACTTCACCATGTTCACTGCGGCAACAATTAGGAAGGAGTCCCAGTTACTGCGTGTGATGACCCACCGGTGGGTCACTTGTCAAATTCCTCTGGTGCGTCGAGACCCACCTGTGAATCACCGGGGAGTTGTGCTCCTTTGAAACCTCTTCAAGCTACAGAGGGATGACGCCGTGACGCGTCAAATTAGAAGCAACGAGAATTTTTCCAACCCTtaattcaaatcaaatcaaatctttaatTTCCATCAGGTGCTACAGATGGAGGGGCTACGGAAAAAAAGCTGCCATTTGGCGGCTTGACGAGTCCGCAGACCCATATATAAGGCAGCGTCTAGACAGCACCAGAGCATAAATGAGCGATAAACAAATCGAGACACTTGatcaaagcaaataaataaaataaaaagtccTGAGCCAGATCATAATTTCTAGCAAAGATGTCAATTGCACACTGCAGGAATGCCCTGCAATGTTGCACAGGAGGAATAACTTCCATCACCCGCTCATGAGCCATGCTGCAGTGAACATAGTAATTGTACTTGATTTTCACTACGAAATTCGTTTAGTGCAATTAGATGAGTAACAGTGATAAATGAGTTCATATACAGCACCAAGAGGTAACACAACTTCAGAGTTATGCACTAATGTACCACGGAGCAGCTGCTAATGTTCAACATTTTATTTAATTTGCATCTTGCGCCCAATTGCACGAGGACTAACACAATACTACAAACTGCCTGAAAAGGTAACTATACAGTCCTAAACGAACCTGATACTTGAGTGGCGATTCAATCTTCTTGTACTCTTGGGGCTGGCCCTCGAGCTGGTAGATGATGATGTGCCTGCCTGCCGTGCTGACGACGGCCATGGGGTACACCTGCATATAAAGTCAAGTTCTCAGATTAGAGGATGTTGAGAAACAAGCCTGAAATTGGGTGGGAAAAAGCTTGTCTGGTTAAGGATGATGCATGAATATATGGTCCCTGACTACATAAGACAAtagaagacagaaagaaaaagggaTTATGTTTCAGCTCTACGAGAGCCTTGCTCAAAGTCATCACAAATgtcattccttctttctttcactttATGTTCTATTAGTGTTCTTATGAGGTCAGTGTTTGGGGGGAGTTGTAACTGTGCTGCGAGAATTCCCAAGGCTGTCAAGCAGCACTTCCGTTTCGCTGCACTGTCGCCGCTGAGCTAGAAACATTATAAAAACCTATTTTCTAGCACAGCAAGGTAATGCTGTACGTGGCTAAGACTAACCAATTGATTCACTCGGTTTAATATccccaaagcaacactggggctGTAACAGATACTGTAGTGAACAGCTACAAATTTGACAGGTGTTTGACTAGTAGTTTTGAAAGATAGGCACACCTGCACCTTTGCATTTTGCACTTGATCAGAATGTGGCAAATGCAGCAGCCGGGAATAAAACCCACTATTGCTGTTGCTCAGCAACAGGATGCCATAGACATGGAGCCAGTGTGGCTTGTACGGCTTagtccacccagcaccggtcgcAATCTCGTGTCGTAAGGTTGCCAGTGAGACAAATGTCCTTGAGTGAGGTTTGCTAGGGAGACAAACTGCACAGTCGCATATGCCACCGAAAACAAATGGCATAGAAACCAAGACAAAGAAGTGGTGGTTTGGGATTCTGGCAACCACATGTGCCATAACAGCACTATTCcaactttttctttagttttatgaGTGTCTCCCCTAAGGGCCCAGCGGAGAACATAGCACCGGTCAAATACTTTGCATGGGAAGTTGTGTAGCCAGAATTTCCGCAAGGGCTATTGCCTTTGAAAACTGCAGAACCAATCACCCATGCTGACTTTCTGGAGCAGGTTAGCATAATGGCTATACAGCTAGAATGTCCACAAAGGCTAGTGCCTTTGTAAACTGCAGATACAATTTCGCGTGCTGGCTTCCTGGAGTAGGTCAATCTAATCATACTATACTAACttatttattatctttttttttttcactccataAGTGGTTCAACCAGTGCTCTGCCTACTTCATACCAGGATCAGTGAGTCATGAATGGGAGGTGATAAGAAAAGATGGGGATTGAGCAATGAGAAAGTCGCCTTGCTTTGTGTCAGTGTGTCTTTTCGAGCTCTCAAATATGAATTCTTACGATATATCTATCCTTCTCTTCCTCGGGCATCATTTGTCAATGGTCTTCTGTGCTTTTAATAAAAGTATGCATATTTATTCAAGTGCACCAGTACAGAAGACTGAAATTTGCATCAGAGCACCTCTCAAGCGCCAAGGCCAATAGTCTCGCTAGCATACTCACAACATCAGCACAGTAGCAGCGTTCCGGAAGGTTGATGGTGAGCATTGGCGTTGGTGTCCTCGTGTCCCAAAACTGCAAGGAAAGAGGGGTAATGTCAGTAATGGGTAATCTCAGTAATGTTTTCTCATGACCAGTACCGAGCTTCAAAGATTGGTACAGTGTCGCAGCAGCTTGTGCAACCAGCGTAATCACTCTCACCTTCAGGGTCTTATCCCAGCTTCCTGTCATTATGCAGCTGTAATTCGGGGCTTTCACCCAATGCACTGTTTTCACTGGTGCATCGTGCTGCAAGAGTTCACACCTGTCAACACCTACCCGCACAGCACATTTAATTTGTTGCACATAGAGCATGTACAGACCTGCGCTATAGACATGGCTTGATTGCTGTTCAGATCCCACATCTTGACAGTTTTGTCACAAGAGGCAGAGAAGACCTTGCTTCCATCCTGAAAGAATGGCAACATAGAACATGAGGGCGAGTGCTTGTGTATGTCACCAGTTCGCGTATAAATAATACTGGTGTCACGCTGCATTTTCGATAGCGATCGAGGACGATCGGGACCGAGTTTCTTAAGCGCGATCGGCCCATTTGAGCAAATCAATCGCGGTCGAGATATTCGAAACCGACTGGACTCCACCGCGATCGAAAGAGCCCTTGTGCTCCGCGGTAAAACAACTTAATGGTAACCTTTCAGTTGCACGAAAACGTACTTGCGTATACAGTGCAAGTACACAACTGTGCGCACGGTTGTCGCTATGATTTATTTGTGCTTTTGCGACGTTATGACTGCTTGCCGCAACGCCAACCTCTGCGCCACCAAAGGAGAGACAAGAGTTCATGGCTTACGTCGCTCCAAGCTACGTCGAGGATGGGACCCTGATGCGTCTGTTGCGCTTTCGGAATGGTCTGCCCCGTGCTCTGTACTTCCCAACACCTGATCTGTTGCATTGTAAGAAAAGAACACACGTTAGGACACATCGCACGCAGCCAAAGCGTTCGTTTTGATGCGAGCGAGAGACTCGAGGATTGAGAGTGAAGTATGCACCTGGTTGTCCCAGCTCCCAGCAACGAGAAAGTTTTGAGGCAGGGAAGCCGGACTGAACGCCATGCTACTGATGGAGTCCTCCGGCGGCGAAACTACTTCGAAGTCCTTCATGGGATTATGCGTGCCGGTGGCCGCCGCTCCGGAAAACATGCCCACCCCGCCGCCGAAGTTTACTGACGTGTTCGCCGACCCAAACATGCCTCACAAGGTGGCGGCGATTTGGCTTACGATAAAGCAGGGCTATCGTAAGCGAGATTATTAACTCGCGTTCCAAATTCCCTTCGGGGACCTCGCTTTGACAGCAAAAATTCTCGAACCGCTTCAACACACAGCGTTGGAGAGCGCCATGTTGCCGAAGCaataatggatggatggatggatggatggatggatggcggctataccctttgtaacgggcggcggctggcgccacctagccttttgtcccccccctcctattttattattattctttttttgcccaacctagtttttactcccctccccccccccccaagataactatctaaaacagtagaggaaacattttgtccccgatttatgttattatctatcccttgacttcctccaccaatcctctagcctccccttcgttactgccactcttttctcatctatttgccctcgttccccgggaaaacctaatgccccttccatatctgcctctgttccctctgcctgggtcgggcgaagggctgtgcatctcagcactatatgttcagtggtctccatttctgctccgcaagctgcgcaccgaaggtccacgtcttcaaatttatccctgtatgttttcgtcctcaaaacccccgtcctagcctcgaataatagtgagctgccccgcgagttatcaaataagagctctctcttaatctcctgtttttgtgacctatacattgatagcgatggctttccgagcattctttcttcccacatttttctttccgtctccttcacctcctttcccacactagaaccactttggatcccctccctcggctgtaggtatctattcctcagcttcctcgttcggagtgtccactttgtgttcaaacttttcatgtacagatatttgtacacttttcctgcccaccttttttcctccagtgctgagagtctctgttcaaattttattttacttattgcctctctaccttcaaatgacgtccatcccatgtccccctgcactccctcattaggggtgttcccgtgtgctcctaaggccaacctgcctacacttctctgtctcgtttccatgcatgcctgaacttccgatttcatgcacagtactgaatttccgaatgtgaggccaggtaccataacccctttccatacgcccctaaccacctcgtacctattatagttccaaagtgccttgtgtttcattacagccgagttccttttcactttttcaatcatgattttttcctgttcttccaagtactttttgccctcgtttagccatatgcccaaatacttgtatttttgaacatgatcaatcttagtgctttgtatttccaatggctcccccctttctgcattgtatactattaccccagacttctctctactgaattggagtcccaatttttctccctcctctccacatatgctcattagttcctgtagtccttctcgggtgtcagcaagcagtactatatcatctgcatacatcagtccggctagtacttgaactaccttctgcccttccagcatatagcttatgtcggttcctattgtgctctgttctagtctcttttccatttggctcatgtagatcataaaaagcagaggtgaACACCGTGATGTCCGTGACGGCGCGGCTTGTGCTATAAAACAGCAAGTTAGAATTTGCGCAGTGCATTTGTCACATGTGATTTCTGGTATGGTCATCATTTAAGAAACTTACCTGGAAAAAATATTGACGGTTATTGTGAGTTTGCTAGGTGTCAATGTTAACCAAGGCTAACGTACTTTGATTCTCACAAATAAGAAAGGCAGCACGTCAGCAGCGCACTCAAGTGCTTCCATCAGCTGGTGTTGGCGGGAAATGTTTTCGCGGGAAAGTTGGTGAAGGGAGCGCTTTTATTGGTCATGCGGTCTTTAACCCATTGTTAACTTCGCGAATATACATACTTTTGCGCACATTTTACTGGCCCATTGGAGGAGTGTGAAACCTTCAGTGATTTGCCGCGGATATTGCGTAACTATGCGTTATAATCTGCACGAATTGCCAGTGAGAGAAAATGAACAGTGAAGTCAGCAACCGTTGCGCTGCGTGTGCTTTAGGTTAGACAGGTGTGTGAAACCTTTTCCTAAGGACATTGCTTCACGTGAGGATGGATTCGTTCTTCAGTCAACCTGAACAGGCTTCCGATCAGTCTCTGTTCTCGCAAAAAACGGACACGATCTCTGAAACGTACTCGACATGCTCGCCAGCGGATACACCATCCGTCGGAGATGGTGTGCAAAAGCTCCCACATTCCAGTCAAGCTTCTCAGTGCCTGAGTGACGGAACTCCAGGTGAACGCCTCCAGGTAATCCCTGAAACAGAAGAGTCATCTCCTCAAGACGACGGATTAACGGGATCATGCCCTCCAAGCAGCGCAACCGGTGTTCGAAAAGACTTCGCTACCGACAGAAAGGAGCCGGGTGACAGCCCTTGCGCCCAGAACGTGCCAACGGATGACTGGCAGAGTCCTCATGTAAATGATGGTAATTCAGGTCTGAAGACTCGAGACTCGGGTATCGATTCCGAAGAGCGAAGCAGTACCCTGCTCGACGGTGGTATGTCCAATCACAGCGTCCAACTGCCTGCCGGCGCGCAAGGCGAGGGCACGCATCGGAGGATTCGATTACTGGACGATTCGGATG is a window from the Dermacentor albipictus isolate Rhodes 1998 colony chromosome 6, USDA_Dalb.pri_finalv2, whole genome shotgun sequence genome containing:
- the Rae1 gene encoding mRNA export factor; this encodes MFGSANTSVNFGGGVGMFSGAAATGTHNPMKDFEVVSPPEDSISSMAFSPASLPQNFLVAGSWDNQIRCWEVQSTGQTIPKAQQTHQGPILDVAWSDDGSKVFSASCDKTVKMWDLNSNQAMSIAQHDAPVKTVHWVKAPNYSCIMTGSWDKTLKFWDTRTPTPMLTINLPERCYCADVVYPMAVVSTAGRHIIIYQLEGQPQEYKKIESPLKYQHRCVSIFQDKKAQPNGFALGSVEGRVAIQYVNPQNPKDNFTFKCHRANGTTNGFQEIFAVNDIAFHPVHMTLATVGSDGKFSFWDKDARTKLKTSEQMEQPITRCCFNARGEIFAYAVSYDWSKGYEFHNPQKKNYIFLHSCFEELKPRAKK